GCCCATCGTCGACCGCCGGATCATGGGTAAAAGCGGTCAGCACCAGAGTTTGCTGATAGCCCGACAATTCTTCCAAAACAGTATCGCATGCATGGCAAGCGTCATGCTTGCACCGGAGGTATCGCGAGCAATGTCAAACAGTATTTCCTCTTCAATGCATCACGTGTCCATTCTCGGAGCAACAGACTACTCGTCGCTCGTACGCCTTGCTAAAACTGCCTCGGCGAAGGACCGCCACGCCTCGGCCGAACTGGTCGATAAACTCGAGAAGATCGTCGTGGTGCCGGATGGGCAGTCGCCAGACGGTACAGTCGGGATCGGTTCAACCGTTACTTTCGATGTCAAAGGCGCATCCCGCCGCACCATCACTCTCGTAGATCCGGATGATCTCGATGCCGAGGCATCAAGGATATCCGTGCTTGCTCCAATCGGGGTGGCACTTCTGGGCCTTCGGCAAGGGCAGAGCAGCCAATGGGTCTCTCAAGACGGTCAGTTCAACGACCTGACTGTGGTGCACGTTGCCGAAAGACCAATCACCGGCTTCTCGCACTAGCGCTCCTCTACGTGAGCACAT
The nucleotide sequence above comes from Rhizobium indicum. Encoded proteins:
- a CDS encoding GreA/GreB family elongation factor — its product is MSNSISSSMHHVSILGATDYSSLVRLAKTASAKDRHASAELVDKLEKIVVVPDGQSPDGTVGIGSTVTFDVKGASRRTITLVDPDDLDAEASRISVLAPIGVALLGLRQGQSSQWVSQDGQFNDLTVVHVAERPITGFSH